Part of the Shewanella eurypsychrophilus genome is shown below.
TGGGCATCAATGGCTGCCTTAGTAATAGCTAAACCTAGCCCCCAGCCGCCAGACTCTCTTTCTCGAGCTGTTTGAGGCCGATAGAAGGGGTCAAAAACAGCCTTTAGATCTTGTTCATTTTCAATGCCTGGTCCATCATCAGCAATGGTTATTGTGACTTCCTTCTCTGATGATTGAGCTGTAATGCTTATTTGTTGCTCAGCATAGCGAATTGCATTTCTAAGTAAGTTTTCAATGGCCCGAGCAAGAGGCCTGGGATTAGTCGGTAGTGAGATCGCATCATCAATATCGATCACTAGCACTTTACCCTGCTGAGCCGCTTCAAAGTCCGCATCGTCGAGTACCTGGCTCAAGGTTTCATTGAGAGACACTAGGTGCTTAGTATCGTGAATGTTGAGCTTAACTCGAGAAAGCTCAAGCAATTCAGCAATCATCTGCTCCAATTGTTCAGCTTCATAACCAATTCGTTGAGTTTCAGCTGTATCTTGTCCCTTTTTTCGAGCCAGTGCCAAGGCTAATTGCAGCCTAGTGAGCGGGGTTCTCAGCTCATGAGATATATCACTAATTAACCTTTGTTGGCTGTGCACCATATTTTCAACCGAATCAGCCATGCTGTTAAATGCTAGAGCGAGTTGACCAATTTCATCTTTACGTTTTGTGGTCGATTTATCTACTCGGTTAGCTAGGTCTCCAGCGGCCAATGAGTCTGCAGTTAACTTTAGTGTGCGCAGAGGTTTACCTAAGTGCCAAGCAAGTAGCCCACATAAAAGTCCCGATAATATGATGGCTAAACCTAAGGTCAGTAATTTATTTTCGGCAAAAAAGAAAAACCAAGGGCGTGGATGGTGATCGGCTAGCCTGCCATAAATTGAGTATTGCTCTCCTGCCGCATTAAATTTATAGGGTCCAAAGATCAATTCACTCTTAAATTGATGAGTCATAGGGCGGTCGACTTCATCGGACATCAGCATGAATCGTCGTAAACCCCGTGATACCTTATGAGAGTTAATGACTCTTCCTTGATGATCGACAATATAGAAACGAACAGGTTTGTCATTTCTATCTCTAAGATGGGTAAGGCGTTTAAGTCGACTTGTGTTGATGGTTTGTGGATCGCTTATTAAGCGCTCACTGATGTTATTGGCAACCCTTGTCAGCATCCTTTCTAAATGTGGAGGCAAGGGAGCACGATCATGATTTTGCTGCAATAAAGGCAGCAAGCCAACAATGGCGATAATTAAGGAGCTACAAAACCAGAAGCCGAGCAGCAACTTAATAAATATTCGATTGGGAAGTTTACTTACAGTCATCAAGTTAGCCAGATATAACCTTTTCCACGAATGGTCTTAACTCTAGGTCGCCCATCTGTACGTTCAGGTAATTTTTTACGTAAATTAGAAAGATGCATATCTAAGCTTCTATCGAATGGCATTAGCTTTTTATTGAGCACTTTTTCGCTCAAATCATCTTTACTGATGAGCTCACCACTGTTTTGCACCATCTCGAACAATAAACCAAATTCAGTTCCGGTAAGTATGAGTAGCTGCTCCTGGCAATAGACTTCCTGACGACTCGGATCTAGTGTTATATCGCCATATTCATAGACTGTTGGCTGAACTTCTTCAGGTTTAATTTGAGTGCGGCGTATTATTGCTTTTATACGGGCAACAAGTTCACGGTCGTTAAAAGGTTTAGGTAGGTAATCATCGGCTCCAATTTCTAGTCCGACGACTCGATCTATCTCATCGCCGCGTGCTGTTAGCATTAATACCGGGGTCTGTTTTTTCGATCTAAGGGATTTAAGCACTTCAAACCCGTTTAACTTGGGCAGCATAACATCGAGTAAAATGAGGTCGTAATTATTGCTGAGGGCTAAATCTAGTCCTGACTGGCCATCATGTGCAAGAGTGAGCTCGAAGCCTTCAAGTTCCAGAAGTTGTGCTAATAATTCAGATAAGCCTAAATCATCGTCGATAAGTAACAGCTGGTTCATATATGTCTTTAACCTTAAATGAATATGCTAACAAGGTGAGTATACCTCTTTAGATGTCAATTGCAGTTTATCAATGTAAGTCTAAGTAAAGATGGTAACGGGATGCATTAAAAAGATATTGAAATAGATGTGAACACTAAATTTACAATATTTTACCTTGTACAAACCCTGACTTACATTGGACTCGCTAAACTTGATTGTGTTGAATGACGTGAGATAACTCACCCACAAATAAAGGTCAGTGATATGAAAAAGAACACTTTGAAAGCAGGATTACTCGCAATCGTAGCAAGTACTGCCCTTATGGGCTCAGCGGTGTACGCAGATGAAGGGCAGCAAGACTGTCAACACCATATGAAGAGTGAGGGTAAGTCCCACCATGGTGGTATGCGCAAAATGTATCGAGGTTTAGACTTAACCGCTGAGCAAAAAACTGAAATAAAATCCTTAATGAAAGAGCAGAAAACAGCGATGAAAGATACTCGTCCAACAAAGGAAGAGCGTCAAGCTAAGAAAGCTGAGTTTTTAGCTCTGATCACCGCAGACAGTTTTGATGAGGCTAAAGCACAAGAGATGATGCAGACAAGGCAAGAGCATAGCCAGTCTAAAAGGCTTAGCATGGTAAAAGTGCAAAATAAGATCTACCAACTTTTAACTCCTGAGCAGCAAGTGCAGTTTAAAGCAAACTTTGAAAAGAGCCATTCACGTAAAGGCGAACGTAAAGGTGGGCACTAGTCATCAGTTTTAAGAGGTGAATTGATATACACTGAGATCATAGGCTTCCCCTGCTTGCTATTCTTAATAAGAAATTAATAGCTATATATAGTAGAAATATGAACTCATGAACCAAA
Proteins encoded:
- a CDS encoding ATP-binding protein, which produces MTVSKLPNRIFIKLLLGFWFCSSLIIAIVGLLPLLQQNHDRAPLPPHLERMLTRVANNISERLISDPQTINTSRLKRLTHLRDRNDKPVRFYIVDHQGRVINSHKVSRGLRRFMLMSDEVDRPMTHQFKSELIFGPYKFNAAGEQYSIYGRLADHHPRPWFFFFAENKLLTLGLAIILSGLLCGLLAWHLGKPLRTLKLTADSLAAGDLANRVDKSTTKRKDEIGQLALAFNSMADSVENMVHSQQRLISDISHELRTPLTRLQLALALARKKGQDTAETQRIGYEAEQLEQMIAELLELSRVKLNIHDTKHLVSLNETLSQVLDDADFEAAQQGKVLVIDIDDAISLPTNPRPLARAIENLLRNAIRYAEQQISITAQSSEKEVTITIADDGPGIENEQDLKAVFDPFYRPQTARERESGGWGLGLAITKAAIDAHQGEIVADNLTPHGLRVTIKLPS
- a CDS encoding response regulator, which produces MNQLLLIDDDLGLSELLAQLLELEGFELTLAHDGQSGLDLALSNNYDLILLDVMLPKLNGFEVLKSLRSKKQTPVLMLTARGDEIDRVVGLEIGADDYLPKPFNDRELVARIKAIIRRTQIKPEEVQPTVYEYGDITLDPSRQEVYCQEQLLILTGTEFGLLFEMVQNSGELISKDDLSEKVLNKKLMPFDRSLDMHLSNLRKKLPERTDGRPRVKTIRGKGYIWLT
- a CDS encoding Spy/CpxP family protein refolding chaperone, which codes for MKKNTLKAGLLAIVASTALMGSAVYADEGQQDCQHHMKSEGKSHHGGMRKMYRGLDLTAEQKTEIKSLMKEQKTAMKDTRPTKEERQAKKAEFLALITADSFDEAKAQEMMQTRQEHSQSKRLSMVKVQNKIYQLLTPEQQVQFKANFEKSHSRKGERKGGH